One genomic window of Deinococcus aetherius includes the following:
- a CDS encoding extracellular solute-binding protein has protein sequence MKKFMVGMAVAAALALGAHVAAQRSPVTLNVYSEGDVNVQDLWQKSLIPMYQKANPNVRLNLVFSSHGAGNQSTLDRMAAAQKAGKVSGVDLLEGPVDDAGAAGLMDKLDAKKVPNLTRTDPKVVQRVQGYGVPYRGSSVVLAYDSTKVKNPPRTLPALLDWINKNPGQFTYNTPDTGGSGNAFVTRLLRTGISAKDSDLFETDYDPAMEKQWDKGFATLKALAPKLYGGGQYSKNNVETLQLLGKGAITMGPVWSDMGLSYLKQGLLPDTIKLTQIDPPLYGGASYVGVAKDSPNKAAAYAFLNWLLTPGVQAVVVDRMNGYPGVKLQYMGKDVQAKFGDIAGDFSFGFSSKFGADMNRLWYERVAGTPQPQQR, from the coding sequence ATGAAGAAATTCATGGTGGGAATGGCCGTGGCCGCCGCTCTCGCGCTGGGCGCACATGTCGCCGCGCAGCGTAGCCCCGTCACGCTCAACGTCTACTCGGAGGGTGACGTGAACGTGCAGGACCTGTGGCAAAAGAGCCTCATCCCCATGTACCAGAAGGCGAATCCGAACGTGCGCCTCAACCTGGTGTTCTCCTCGCACGGGGCGGGCAACCAGTCCACCCTCGACCGGATGGCCGCCGCGCAGAAGGCGGGCAAGGTCTCGGGCGTGGACCTGCTGGAAGGCCCGGTGGACGACGCGGGCGCGGCGGGCCTGATGGACAAGCTCGACGCGAAAAAGGTGCCCAACCTCACCCGCACCGACCCCAAGGTCGTCCAGCGCGTGCAGGGCTACGGGGTGCCGTACCGCGGCAGCAGCGTGGTCCTCGCCTACGACAGCACGAAGGTCAAGAACCCGCCCCGCACCCTCCCCGCGCTTCTCGACTGGATCAACAAGAACCCCGGGCAGTTCACCTACAACACGCCGGACACGGGGGGCAGCGGCAACGCCTTCGTGACGCGCCTGCTGCGCACCGGCATCTCGGCGAAGGACAGCGACCTGTTCGAGACGGATTACGATCCGGCTATGGAAAAGCAGTGGGACAAGGGCTTCGCCACCCTCAAGGCCCTGGCGCCCAAGCTCTACGGCGGCGGGCAGTACAGCAAGAACAACGTCGAGACGCTGCAACTCCTGGGCAAGGGCGCGATCACGATGGGGCCGGTGTGGTCGGACATGGGCCTGAGTTACCTCAAGCAGGGCCTGCTGCCCGACACCATCAAGCTCACCCAGATCGACCCGCCCCTCTACGGCGGCGCCTCGTACGTGGGCGTGGCGAAGGACAGCCCCAACAAGGCGGCGGCCTACGCCTTCCTGAACTGGCTGCTCACCCCCGGGGTGCAGGCGGTTGTGGTGGACCGGATGAACGGGTATCCCGGCGTCAAGCTCCAGTACATGGGCAAGGACGTGCAGGCGAAGTTCGGAGACATTGCGGGGGATTTCAGCTTCGGCTTCAGTTCCAAGTTCGGCGCGGACATGAACCGCCTGTGGTACGAGCGGGTGGCGGGCACGCCGCAGCCCCAACAACGCTGA